GTATTTTTCCCAGATTCAAGTGCCAACTAATCTTGTATGATCAAATGTCAGCCAAGGTCATTCAGCTGCCTCGAGTGTGTGAGTGAATTCTGATATAGGGAGGATAGAATAGTCAACAGAGAGAGTATCATTTGTGGCTCGAATTTTTCCGACAAACGAAGAGATGTCATCAAGTTCACCCTCAACAACAAATAACTCAACACAGTAATGATCGCCAACGTGGCTATGGAAATTCGATGCCACTAGATCTTCATGTTCGTGGCGAAGATGCATCATCTGCTCCTCGACACTTGTTGTTTCGTAGTCAAAGATGACGGTGACAATCCCCATCAGCTCTTCATCCTCAAGATTTACATCATCAAATTCCCCGAGAAGATTCCGAGCGGCTTCTCGAACAACTTCGCTACGACCAGTGTATCCATGCTCATCTGCAAATCCATCGAGGCGTTCAAGTAGGTCATCTGGCATAGAGATGCTAACGACTGTCATATATTAACTAACGTTCGACAAGATACTAAATGTTACTAATTTTGTCCAAAAATAACGCAAAAGTTAATATCAGCAGTTAGTCATCTGCTGGCGTCTCAACCCCAATGTCTTCAATAGCATCCCACGTGAGCCGAGGATTACGGTCAGCAGAAGACTGATCGATCCGGCGGGCAGCAGTATTTTGCGGAGATGCTTTAAGTTCTTCTTCAGTTGCCTCAGCAGCGATATTAAACGCCTGAGCTAGTTGATCAAGAGTATCCTTGCTCTCGAT
This portion of the Salinarchaeum sp. IM2453 genome encodes:
- a CDS encoding CopG family ribbon-helix-helix protein, giving the protein MTVVSISMPDDLLERLDGFADEHGYTGRSEVVREAARNLLGEFDDVNLEDEELMGIVTVIFDYETTSVEEQMMHLRHEHEDLVASNFHSHVGDHYCVELFVVEGELDDISSFVGKIRATNDTLSVDYSILPISEFTHTLEAAE